GAAGTGCGGCCGCGGGGGCATGGTACGGCGGCATCCAATGCCTTCTGGCACGGTCAAACGTTGTCTTGAGGGCGGTTCTCGCATAGAAGCGCTGCTCTTCCTGCTTAAGCGCACAGCTTTCGGAAGGCCTTTTTCATCGGAGAGTGAACGATGGGTTACAAAGTCGCAGTCGTTGGAGCGACCGGCAATGTCGGACGGGAGATGCTCAACATCCTCGATGAGCGCAAATTCCCCGCGGACGAGGTCGTGGCGTTGGCCTCACGCCGCAGCGTCGGCGTCGAGGTCTCCTATGGCGATCGGACCTTGAAGGTCAAAGCGCTCGAGCACTACGACTTCTCCGACATCGACATCTGCCTGATGTCGGCGGGCGGCTCGGTCTCGAAGGAATGGTCACCGAAGATCGGCGCCGTCGGCGCGGTCGTGATCGACAATTCCTCGGCCTGGCGCATGGATCCGGACGTGCCGCTGATCGTGCCCGAGGTGAATGCCGATGCGACCAAGGGCTTCGCCAAGAAGAACATCATCGCCAACCCGAACTGCTCGACCGCGCAGCTCGTCGTCGCGCTGAAGCCGCTGCACGACAAGGCCACCATCAAGCGCGTCGTGGTCTCGACCTATCAATCGGTCTCGGGCGCCGGCAAGGACGCGATGGACGAATTGTTCTCGCAGACCAAGGCCGTCTACACCAATGACGAGCTGGTCGCGAAGAAATTCCCCAAGCGCATCGCCTTCAACGTCATCCCCCACATCGACGTCTTCATGGAGGACGGCTACACCAAGGAAGAGTGGAAGATGATGGCGGAGACCAAGAAGATCCTTGATCCCAAGATCAAGCTCTCCGCGACCTGCGTGCGCGTGCCTGTCTTCGTCGGTCATTCGGAAGCCGTCAACGTCGAGTTCGAGACCCCGCTCGCGCCAGACGAGGCGCGCGAGATCCTGCGCAAGGCGCCCGGCTGCCTCGTGATCGACAAGCAGGAGCCCGGCGGCTACGCCACGCCGTACGAGGCGGCCGGCGAGGACGCGACCTATATCAGCCGCATCCGCGAGGACGCCACGGTGGAGAACGGTCTCGCGTTCTGGTGCGTGTCGGACAATCTTCGCAAGGGCGCCGCGCTGAATGCGATCCAGATCGCCGAAGTTTTGATCAACCGCAAGCTGATCACCGCGAAGAAGAAGGCGGCGTAACGAGCTGCCGTAGGCGTAGGATCTGCGTAGCAACCATTAAAGCGAGGTCCGATTGCTGTGAGCATGACGCCGTGCTCGGGTCCGTCAAGGCGTGGCCAGGCGGCGGCGGGAGGTGGGCACGGCGCTTCGCGCCTTTGCCCACCTTACGAACTCACGCCGCGTCGCGTACGCTCTTGAATTCCTTCGCGACCTTGTCGAGCAC
This genomic interval from Bradyrhizobium sp. CB82 contains the following:
- a CDS encoding aspartate-semialdehyde dehydrogenase, producing MGYKVAVVGATGNVGREMLNILDERKFPADEVVALASRRSVGVEVSYGDRTLKVKALEHYDFSDIDICLMSAGGSVSKEWSPKIGAVGAVVIDNSSAWRMDPDVPLIVPEVNADATKGFAKKNIIANPNCSTAQLVVALKPLHDKATIKRVVVSTYQSVSGAGKDAMDELFSQTKAVYTNDELVAKKFPKRIAFNVIPHIDVFMEDGYTKEEWKMMAETKKILDPKIKLSATCVRVPVFVGHSEAVNVEFETPLAPDEAREILRKAPGCLVIDKQEPGGYATPYEAAGEDATYISRIREDATVENGLAFWCVSDNLRKGAALNAIQIAEVLINRKLITAKKKAA